A stretch of the Lepus europaeus isolate LE1 unplaced genomic scaffold, mLepTim1.pri SCAFFOLD_3_1, whole genome shotgun sequence genome encodes the following:
- the LOC133755338 gene encoding U6 snRNA-associated Sm-like protein LSm5 yields the protein MAANATTNPSQLLPLELVDKCIGSRIHIVMKSDKEIVGTLLGFDDFVNMVLEDVTEFEITPEGRRITKLDQILLNGNNITVLVPGGEGPEV from the coding sequence ATGGCGGCTAACGCTACTACGAACCCCTCGCAGCTGCTGCCACTAGAGCTTGTGGATAAATGTATAGGATCCAGAATTCACATTGTGATGAAGAGTGATAAGGAAATTGTTGGCACCCTTCTTGGCTTCGATGACTTCGTCAATATGGTATTGGAAGATGTCACTGAATTTGAAATCACACCAGAAGGAAGAAGGATCACTAAATTAGATCAGATTTTGCTAAATGGAAATAATATAACAGTGTTGGTCCCTGGAGGAGAAGGGCCTGAAGTGTGA